A genome region from Coprococcus phoceensis includes the following:
- a CDS encoding HNH endonuclease domain-containing protein, which produces MAKLSGNENVFYTILDGSGQNKTIRLNRYWRELLLKNYSVIRSWVQYNKAQFLQDRNPGVPGIIYKLCRPDNSDARKLDQARDLWKLTVDITGKPIREIYTGDEIEIKELSIDHFVPRSYISNDELWNLIPMKKALNSSKNNKLPEWDKFFEPFARYQYYLYNLIFPNDIENKSDRLIKSFEKCRKLISMQAKNPLIHPGAVPK; this is translated from the coding sequence ATGGCAAAGTTGTCTGGAAATGAAAATGTGTTTTACACGATTCTTGATGGATCTGGACAGAATAAAACAATTAGATTAAACCGATATTGGCGAGAATTGCTACTTAAAAATTATTCTGTGATTCGAAGTTGGGTTCAGTATAATAAGGCACAGTTTTTACAGGATCGTAATCCAGGTGTTCCTGGTATTATATATAAATTGTGCCGACCAGATAACTCTGATGCACGTAAATTGGACCAGGCAAGAGACTTATGGAAACTGACTGTTGATATTACAGGCAAACCAATAAGAGAAATCTATACAGGTGATGAAATTGAAATAAAAGAATTGTCCATAGATCATTTTGTTCCTAGATCATATATTTCTAATGATGAATTGTGGAACTTAATTCCTATGAAGAAAGCTCTAAATTCAAGTAAGAACAATAAACTACCGGAATGGGATAAGTTCTTTGAACCTTTTGCAAGATATCAATATTACCTTTACAATCTTATCTTTCCTAATGATATAGAAAACAAATCGGATCGATTGATTAAATCATTTGAAAAGTGTCGTAAATTAATATCAATGCAGGCAAAGAATCCTTTGATACATCCTGGAGCTGTTCCTAAATGA
- a CDS encoding helix-turn-helix domain-containing protein, producing the protein MKTFRDKVIEHRAALGLSQQQLADKAGIGVRTIGNYESGARLPYAAQLYKLAKALGVSTEYLKNDEIEDPSYGLDRMDYVEEMRATTGTKTSQNLEEMLKANKEMFAGGTVSEEAKDAYFRALMDAYLECKQIAKDKYGRKKD; encoded by the coding sequence ATGAAGACCTTTCGAGACAAAGTAATTGAACACCGGGCAGCCCTAGGACTTTCACAGCAACAATTGGCTGATAAAGCCGGAATTGGTGTCCGCACTATCGGTAACTATGAATCAGGAGCACGTTTACCATATGCTGCACAGCTCTATAAATTAGCTAAAGCACTTGGCGTTTCTACTGAATACTTAAAAAATGATGAAATTGAAGATCCAAGCTATGGATTAGATCGTATGGATTATGTTGAAGAAATGCGTGCTACTACTGGCACTAAAACTTCTCAGAATTTAGAAGAAATGCTAAAGGCAAATAAAGAGATGTTTGCCGGTGGTACTGTAAGCGAAGAAGCTAAAGATGCTTACTTCCGCGCTCTTATGGATGCTTATCTTGAATGTAAGCAGATTGCCAAAGATAAATATGGCCGTAAAAAAGATTAA
- a CDS encoding excisionase has protein sequence MENIYEIPIWKKYTLSVEEAAVYFRIGENKLRSLINENKSADYLLWNGSRALIKREKFERFVDELETI, from the coding sequence ATGGAAAATATTTATGAAATTCCAATTTGGAAGAAATATACATTATCAGTTGAGGAAGCTGCAGTGTATTTCCGTATTGGAGAAAATAAACTGAGAAGTTTAATTAACGAAAATAAATCAGCGGACTATCTGCTATGGAATGGTAGCAGAGCTTTGATTAAAAGAGAAAAATTCGAGCGATTTGTTGATGAATTGGAAACCATCTAG
- a CDS encoding tyrosine-type recombinase/integrase — protein MSEKRRDNKKRLLWEGEVQEQNGRYKYRYTDSNGKRKSVYSWRLTSTDPFPAGKKPDLSLREKEQIIQKEVLNGVCSNDMTVMELVDRYLSLKRGVRHNTAANYKFVRNVLAKEEFSAKRIDKVKLSDAKLFLIKLQEKDGRGYSSIHSIRGVLRPAFQTAVDDDLLLRNPFEFQLATVVVNDSVTKEAVTQEQERKFLKFIKEDSHYNKYYDGMFLLFKTGLRVSEFCGLTIHDIDFENNMLHITHQLQRKRDMQYSIEETKTTSGTRDIPMTEEVRECLERIVANRKHPKVEPIIDGYTGFLFYDKNNRPMVALHWEKYFHYAIGRYNRTYRLQLPKITPHICRHTYCSNMARAGMNPKTLQYLMGHSDIGVTMNTYTHLGATDARAELERLHLAGTSDRHKSRKIVGLN, from the coding sequence ATGAGCGAAAAGAGACGTGACAATAAAAAGAGACTTCTTTGGGAAGGAGAAGTTCAGGAACAAAACGGAAGATACAAATATCGTTACACAGATTCCAATGGAAAGAGAAAATCTGTTTATAGTTGGAGATTAACCAGTACAGATCCATTTCCTGCAGGTAAAAAACCAGATTTATCATTGCGAGAAAAAGAACAGATTATTCAGAAGGAAGTATTGAATGGTGTGTGCAGTAATGATATGACAGTAATGGAATTGGTAGATCGATATCTTAGCTTAAAGAGAGGCGTGCGCCATAACACTGCAGCAAATTATAAATTTGTTCGAAATGTTTTGGCGAAAGAAGAATTCAGTGCAAAACGAATTGACAAGGTAAAACTATCAGATGCTAAATTGTTTTTGATTAAACTTCAGGAAAAGGATGGCAGGGGATATAGTTCTATCCATTCAATCAGAGGCGTTCTTAGACCGGCTTTTCAGACGGCTGTGGATGATGATTTGCTTCTTAGAAATCCTTTTGAGTTTCAGTTAGCTACGGTTGTTGTGAATGACTCTGTTACAAAGGAAGCTGTTACACAGGAACAGGAAAGGAAATTTCTAAAGTTTATTAAAGAAGATAGTCATTATAACAAGTATTATGATGGAATGTTTCTTTTGTTTAAAACTGGACTTCGAGTAAGTGAGTTTTGTGGTTTGACAATCCACGATATTGATTTTGAAAATAACATGCTTCATATCACTCATCAGTTACAGAGAAAACGCGATATGCAATATAGTATTGAGGAGACAAAGACAACTTCTGGTACAAGAGATATTCCGATGACAGAAGAGGTTAGAGAGTGTCTTGAGAGAATAGTTGCGAATCGTAAGCATCCTAAGGTAGAGCCAATCATTGATGGTTATACAGGTTTTTTATTCTACGATAAAAACAACAGACCTATGGTGGCGTTGCATTGGGAGAAGTATTTTCACTATGCAATTGGAAGATATAACAGAACCTATAGATTGCAGTTACCAAAGATTACACCTCATATCTGCAGACATACCTATTGCAGTAATATGGCAAGGGCTGGAATGAATCCAAAGACTTTACAGTATTTAATGGGGCATAGTGATATTGGTGTAACGATGAACACTTACACACATCTTGGAGCTACAGATGCAAGAGCCGAATTAGAGAGATTACATTTAGCTGGTACATCAGACAGACATAAATCTCGCAAGATTGTAGGCTTGAACTGA
- a CDS encoding low molecular weight protein-tyrosine-phosphatase: protein MIKVLFICHGNICRSTMSQFVFQDMINKQGLTDQFYIDSAATSREEIGNGPHYGTVNKMREVGIPVLPHRAVQMTKKDYEKYDYLIGMDEANIRNMTRIAGGDPDGKIHMLLDFGKAPRAIADPWYTGNFDVTYRDVKEGCEALLVYIKQHDL, encoded by the coding sequence ATGATTAAAGTACTTTTTATTTGCCACGGCAACATCTGCCGCAGCACCATGTCCCAATTTGTATTCCAAGACATGATTAACAAGCAAGGTCTCACCGACCAATTTTATATTGATTCCGCGGCAACAAGCCGCGAGGAAATCGGCAACGGTCCACATTACGGAACGGTAAACAAGATGCGGGAAGTAGGGATTCCGGTACTTCCGCATCGCGCTGTACAGATGACAAAAAAAGACTATGAGAAATATGATTATCTCATAGGAATGGACGAAGCGAACATTCGCAATATGACAAGAATCGCAGGTGGTGATCCGGATGGAAAGATCCACATGCTTCTTGATTTTGGAAAAGCTCCAAGAGCGATTGCAGATCCATGGTATACCGGAAATTTTGATGTTACCTATCGGGATGTGAAAGAAGGCTGTGAAGCGCTACTCGTTTATATTAAACAACATGATTTGTAA
- a CDS encoding ABC-F family ATP-binding cassette domain-containing protein, which yields MNILNIEHVSKVFGEKTIFDDVSFGIQEGDKIGIIGINGTGKTTLLRMIAGVEEPDSGQIIKQNGIRLAYLSQHPSFPEGATVLSYAFDGIAENDWALKSEVKSALNKLGITDHDMKMEHLSGGQKKKVALAKTLTSSFEILLLDEPTNHLDGEMISWLEDYLKRYKGVVIMVTHDRYFLDKVTNRILEISRGKLYGYEANYSKFLEMKAEREEMELASERKRQSVLRMELEWAKRGCRARTTKQKARLERLELLKNGKAPETDRLAEIDSVETRMGKKTIELHHVSKSYGERKLIDDFDYIVLKNQNLGIVGPNGCGKSTLLKMIAGLVEPDEGTIEIGETIRIGYFAQELPEMNTSQRVIDFVKDIAEYIPTKDGRITASQMLERFLFTPDMQYAPIEKLSGGEKKRLYLLSVLQAAPNVLIFDEANNDIDIPTMTILEDYLNSFQGIVITVSHDRYFLDNVVDRIFEFDGNGHLQQYEGGYTDYIEAKQKREVPKEEVKAKKSTGKNDWKQNRPTKLKFSYMEQKEFETIDEDIAKLEEKLEKLDADMMANATNSAKLSELTLEKEFAEKQLEEKMERWVYLNDLAERIAAQ from the coding sequence ATGAATATATTGAATATAGAACACGTCAGTAAAGTATTTGGCGAGAAGACAATTTTCGATGATGTTTCATTCGGGATTCAAGAAGGAGACAAAATTGGCATTATAGGAATTAATGGTACAGGGAAAACAACGCTGTTGCGTATGATTGCGGGAGTGGAAGAGCCTGACAGCGGACAGATTATAAAACAGAATGGGATTCGATTGGCGTATCTTTCGCAGCATCCTTCGTTTCCTGAGGGAGCGACTGTTCTTTCGTATGCATTTGACGGAATTGCGGAGAATGACTGGGCGCTGAAAAGTGAAGTGAAAAGTGCACTCAATAAACTTGGAATTACGGATCATGATATGAAAATGGAGCATCTTTCCGGCGGGCAGAAGAAAAAAGTAGCGCTTGCGAAAACGCTGACATCTTCGTTTGAAATTTTGCTTTTGGACGAGCCGACGAACCATTTAGATGGAGAGATGATTTCCTGGCTGGAAGATTATTTGAAACGTTATAAAGGTGTTGTGATTATGGTAACGCATGACCGTTATTTTTTAGATAAAGTGACAAATCGAATTTTGGAAATCAGCCGTGGAAAATTATATGGGTATGAGGCGAATTATTCGAAATTTTTGGAAATGAAGGCAGAACGGGAAGAGATGGAGCTTGCTTCAGAGCGAAAACGCCAAAGTGTGTTGAGAATGGAATTAGAATGGGCAAAGCGCGGCTGCCGAGCAAGAACAACAAAGCAAAAGGCAAGATTGGAGCGATTAGAGCTTTTGAAAAACGGAAAAGCTCCGGAGACGGATCGTTTGGCAGAGATTGATTCTGTGGAAACGAGAATGGGCAAGAAGACGATTGAGCTCCACCATGTCAGCAAGAGCTACGGGGAGCGAAAGCTGATTGACGATTTTGATTATATTGTATTGAAAAATCAGAATCTTGGAATCGTGGGTCCGAATGGCTGCGGAAAGTCGACACTGCTAAAAATGATTGCGGGACTTGTTGAGCCGGATGAGGGAACGATTGAGATTGGTGAGACGATTCGAATCGGCTATTTTGCACAGGAACTTCCGGAAATGAATACGAGCCAGAGGGTAATCGATTTTGTGAAAGACATCGCCGAGTATATTCCGACGAAGGATGGAAGAATTACGGCTTCGCAGATGTTGGAGCGGTTTTTATTTACACCGGATATGCAGTATGCGCCGATTGAAAAATTATCGGGCGGTGAAAAGAAGAGACTTTATCTGTTAAGTGTCCTGCAGGCTGCGCCTAACGTGCTCATATTTGATGAAGCGAACAATGATATTGATATTCCGACAATGACAATTTTAGAGGACTATCTGAACTCGTTTCAGGGAATTGTGATCACGGTATCGCATGACCGCTATTTTCTGGACAACGTGGTGGACCGCATTTTTGAATTTGATGGAAATGGACATTTGCAGCAGTACGAGGGCGGATACACGGATTACATAGAGGCGAAGCAGAAGCGGGAAGTGCCAAAAGAGGAAGTGAAGGCGAAAAAGAGTACCGGAAAAAATGATTGGAAACAGAATCGTCCGACAAAGTTGAAATTTTCATATATGGAGCAGAAGGAGTTTGAGACAATTGATGAAGACATTGCCAAGCTGGAGGAAAAACTCGAAAAGCTGGATGCGGATATGATGGCGAATGCAACGAACTCTGCGAAACTTTCGGAACTTACTTTAGAAAAAGAGTTCGCAGAAAAACAGTTGGAAGAAAAGATGGAACGGTGGGTTTATCTGAATGATCTGGCAGAGCGCATTGCAGCGCAGTAA
- the ilvN gene encoding acetolactate synthase small subunit, whose translation MRKQVFSLLVNNNAGLLSRVAGLFSRRGYSIDSITAGITTDERFTRLTVVASGDELILSQIEKQLRKLEDVVDIKILADGESVCRELIMVKVMADASERAEIISVADIFRAKIVDVERESLMLEMTGNQSKVEAFLNLLQGYKILELARTGITALSRGSKGIKVIDD comes from the coding sequence ATGAGGAAACAAGTATTTTCATTATTGGTAAATAACAATGCGGGGTTGTTAAGTCGCGTTGCCGGATTATTCAGCAGAAGAGGATACAGTATTGACAGTATCACAGCGGGAATTACAACGGATGAACGGTTTACAAGACTTACGGTTGTTGCAAGCGGGGATGAGTTGATCTTGTCTCAGATTGAGAAGCAGCTTCGCAAATTGGAAGATGTCGTTGATATTAAGATTTTGGCGGATGGAGAGTCGGTTTGCAGGGAGCTTATTATGGTCAAAGTGATGGCAGATGCATCTGAGAGAGCAGAGATTATTTCTGTTGCTGATATTTTCAGAGCGAAGATTGTCGATGTGGAGAGAGAGTCGCTGATGCTTGAGATGACAGGAAATCAGTCGAAAGTAGAAGCTTTTTTGAATCTCCTGCAGGGATATAAGATTTTAGAGCTTGCAAGAACAGGAATCACGGCCTTGTCAAGAGGGTCAAAAGGTATCAAAGTAATTGATGATTAA
- the ilvC gene encoding ketol-acid reductoisomerase, protein MAKIYYQEDCNLSLLEGKTIAVIGYGSQGHAHALNAKESGCNVIIGLYEGSKSWKKAEEQGFEVYTAAEAAKKADIIMILINDEKQAALYKNDIEPNLEEGNMLMFAHGFNIHFGCIVPPKNVDVTMVAPKGPGHTVRSEYQVGKGVPCLVAVEQDATGKAQDIALAYALAIGGARAGVLETTFRTETETDLFGEQAVLCGGVCALMQAGYETLVEAGYDPRNAYFECIHEMKLIVDLIYQSGFAGMRYSISNTAEYGDYITGPKIITEDTKKAMKKILSDIQDGTFAKDFLLDMSSAGSQVHFKAMRKLAAEHPSEIVGEEIRKLYSWSDEDKLINN, encoded by the coding sequence ATGGCAAAAATTTATTATCAGGAAGATTGTAACTTATCATTATTAGAAGGAAAGACAATTGCGGTAATCGGTTACGGAAGTCAGGGACATGCGCATGCATTGAACGCAAAAGAATCCGGATGCAATGTCATTATCGGTCTTTACGAAGGCAGCAAATCATGGAAAAAAGCAGAAGAACAAGGATTTGAGGTATACACAGCGGCAGAGGCGGCAAAAAAAGCCGATATTATTATGATTTTGATCAATGATGAAAAGCAGGCTGCATTATACAAAAACGATATTGAACCAAACCTTGAAGAAGGAAATATGTTAATGTTCGCACACGGATTTAACATTCATTTTGGATGTATCGTACCTCCAAAGAATGTAGATGTTACAATGGTAGCGCCAAAGGGACCTGGTCACACAGTAAGAAGCGAATATCAAGTAGGAAAAGGTGTTCCTTGTCTTGTGGCAGTAGAACAGGATGCGACAGGAAAAGCACAGGATATCGCACTTGCATATGCGCTTGCAATCGGTGGAGCAAGAGCAGGTGTGCTTGAGACAACATTCCGTACAGAGACAGAGACAGACCTTTTCGGTGAGCAGGCAGTACTTTGTGGTGGTGTTTGCGCATTGATGCAGGCAGGGTATGAGACATTGGTAGAAGCAGGATATGATCCAAGAAATGCTTACTTCGAATGTATCCACGAGATGAAATTAATCGTAGACTTGATTTACCAGAGCGGATTTGCCGGAATGAGATACTCTATCTCAAACACAGCAGAATACGGTGATTACATTACAGGACCAAAGATCATCACAGAAGATACAAAGAAAGCAATGAAGAAAATCTTATCAGATATTCAAGATGGTACATTTGCAAAAGACTTCTTATTAGATATGTCATCAGCAGGAAGCCAGGTACACTTCAAAGCAATGAGAAAACTTGCGGCAGAACATCCATCAGAAATTGTCGGAGAAGAAATCCGTAAATTATACAGCTGGAGCGACGAGGATAAATTGATCAATAACTAG
- a CDS encoding DNA-deoxyinosine glycosylase translates to MDTVFHEIEPIFNRDSKILILGSFPSVKSREGHFFYNHPQNRFWKVLAKIFNCEVPQTIEEKKQFLLNNQIAVWDVIASCEIKGSSDSSIKHVVPNDLNRILSVSHIEQIYTNGNAAFQLYEKYCKSQTHMDAIKLPSTSPANAVYSLEKLVEIWKSITQYTAHKK, encoded by the coding sequence ATGGACACTGTTTTTCACGAAATCGAACCGATTTTTAATAGGGACTCAAAAATATTGATTCTCGGCTCTTTCCCATCTGTAAAGTCACGGGAAGGACACTTCTTCTACAACCACCCACAAAATCGTTTTTGGAAGGTGCTCGCAAAAATTTTCAACTGCGAAGTACCTCAAACAATCGAAGAAAAGAAACAATTTTTGCTGAATAATCAGATTGCGGTCTGGGATGTGATTGCTTCCTGCGAAATCAAAGGCTCCAGCGACAGCAGCATCAAACACGTCGTTCCCAATGATCTGAATCGAATCTTGTCTGTCTCCCATATCGAGCAGATTTATACAAACGGCAACGCCGCATTCCAGCTTTATGAAAAATACTGCAAAAGCCAGACACATATGGACGCAATAAAACTGCCATCCACAAGTCCCGCAAACGCAGTCTATTCACTGGAGAAACTTGTAGAGATTTGGAAAAGCATCACCCAATATACTGCACACAAAAAGTAG
- the rpsT gene encoding 30S ribosomal protein S20, with amino-acid sequence MANIKSAKKRILVNETKAARNKAIKSRVKTSIKKVDAAVEAKDQAVAVEALKAAIKEINMAGSKGVYHKNTCARKVSRLTKAVNGIA; translated from the coding sequence TTGGCTAACATTAAATCTGCAAAAAAAAGAATTTTAGTAAACGAAACAAAAGCTGCTAGAAATAAAGCAATTAAATCAAGAGTAAAAACTTCTATTAAAAAAGTAGATGCTGCTGTTGAAGCAAAAGATCAGGCTGTTGCTGTTGAAGCATTAAAAGCTGCTATCAAAGAAATCAACATGGCTGGAAGCAAAGGTGTTTACCACAAAAATACTTGTGCTAGAAAAGTTTCTCGTTTAACAAAAGCTGTTAACGGAATTGCTTAA
- the gpr gene encoding GPR endopeptidase: MLEKYSIHTDLALEEKERFESDHVEVQGVILEEEYDKEREIRITKVKIETEKGARAMGKPVGTYITMEAPNMAVPDEEYHREISEELAKYIKELIKIEKEDYVVLVAGLGNRQVTPDALGPHVVDNLAITRHIVKEYGKYAMGEDAVHMTSAIVPGVMAQTGMETLEIIKGIVKETKPDLVIAVDALAARNSKRLNRTIQIADTGINPGSGVGNHRNGITEETIGVPVIAIGVPTVVDAATIVNDTMENLIAALETSETLKGVGVVLQGYNATEKYELIKELISPHLNGMFVTPKDIDETIKRIGYTISEGLNILFSERTCS, from the coding sequence ATGTTGGAAAAGTATAGTATTCATACAGATTTAGCATTGGAGGAAAAAGAGCGATTTGAATCGGATCATGTGGAAGTTCAGGGAGTTATCTTGGAAGAGGAGTATGACAAAGAGCGGGAGATACGAATCACGAAAGTAAAGATTGAGACGGAAAAAGGGGCTCGCGCGATGGGGAAACCTGTCGGCACATATATTACGATGGAAGCACCGAATATGGCCGTCCCAGACGAGGAATATCACAGGGAAATTTCAGAAGAACTGGCAAAATATATCAAAGAGCTCATAAAAATCGAAAAAGAGGACTATGTTGTATTGGTGGCAGGTCTTGGAAACCGTCAGGTGACACCGGATGCATTAGGACCACATGTAGTCGATAATCTGGCAATTACAAGACATATTGTAAAAGAGTATGGTAAATACGCAATGGGGGAAGATGCTGTGCACATGACAAGCGCAATCGTTCCAGGGGTTATGGCGCAGACCGGTATGGAGACATTAGAGATCATCAAAGGGATTGTAAAAGAGACAAAACCGGATTTGGTCATTGCGGTGGATGCGCTTGCCGCAAGGAACAGCAAGAGACTGAATCGAACCATTCAGATTGCAGATACGGGAATTAATCCGGGCTCCGGTGTGGGAAATCACAGAAACGGAATTACAGAAGAGACAATCGGGGTTCCGGTCATTGCCATTGGTGTGCCGACGGTTGTAGATGCAGCTACGATTGTCAATGACACGATGGAAAATTTGATTGCGGCACTGGAGACATCCGAGACACTAAAAGGCGTCGGGGTCGTTTTGCAGGGATATAATGCGACGGAGAAATATGAACTGATCAAAGAACTGATCTCTCCGCATTTAAATGGAATGTTTGTGACCCCGAAAGATATTGATGAGACAATCAAACGAATCGGATATACGATTTCTGAGGGATTAAATATTTTGTTTTCGGAGAGGACATGCTCATAA
- a CDS encoding stage II sporulation protein P — MRKNRSLAILSGSLIFCLGIYILFQGGTQITEEWKGSLRENLVRMTERSFMPGLFYAEKEEKTDWNTWIAKKAMQMIPLGSYVEGKGTYESEIEDTATYEMIMARQAADENEVDENGNLINGDGSHAEKDAKEVKTEPVTVSIEQLRDFNYLVSHYYTVDSTTMIGQEQLNVDELLAKDMHIDTSGEGPKVLIFHTHSQETFVDSVEGDVGTSIVGMGAYLSELLNAKGISTIHHDGVYDLIDGKLDRSKAYEFSEVGVRKILEENPSIEVVIDLHRDGVGNDTHLVTEANGKQAAKIMFFNGLSRTKANGDIAYLPNPYIQDNLSFSLQMQLASESMYPGFARKIYLKGYRYSLHMMPKSLLIEAGAQTNTVEEMRNAMELLSDVLAKVIMG, encoded by the coding sequence ATGAGAAAAAATAGGAGTTTAGCAATATTGTCGGGCAGTTTGATCTTTTGTCTTGGCATATATATATTATTTCAAGGTGGAACGCAGATTACGGAAGAATGGAAGGGGAGTCTGCGGGAAAATCTTGTGAGAATGACGGAAAGGTCTTTTATGCCAGGACTTTTTTATGCGGAAAAAGAAGAAAAGACAGATTGGAATACATGGATTGCAAAAAAAGCGATGCAGATGATTCCGCTTGGAAGTTATGTGGAAGGGAAAGGAACTTATGAATCTGAAATTGAAGATACTGCGACCTATGAAATGATCATGGCAAGGCAGGCGGCAGATGAAAATGAGGTGGACGAGAATGGAAATCTGATCAACGGGGACGGAAGTCACGCAGAAAAAGATGCCAAGGAAGTGAAAACGGAACCAGTGACCGTATCAATAGAGCAGCTGAGAGATTTTAACTATCTGGTGAGCCATTACTATACGGTGGACAGTACAACGATGATCGGGCAGGAGCAGTTAAATGTGGATGAGCTTCTCGCAAAAGATATGCATATTGACACAAGTGGGGAAGGACCAAAAGTACTTATCTTTCATACTCACTCGCAGGAGACTTTTGTGGATTCTGTCGAGGGAGATGTCGGAACAAGTATCGTCGGGATGGGAGCATATTTGTCAGAGCTTTTGAATGCGAAGGGAATTTCAACCATCCATCATGACGGCGTGTATGATTTGATCGACGGGAAATTAGACCGAAGCAAAGCGTACGAATTTTCGGAAGTGGGGGTCAGAAAAATATTGGAAGAAAATCCAAGTATTGAGGTTGTGATTGATCTGCACCGTGATGGGGTCGGCAATGATACACATCTGGTGACGGAGGCAAATGGAAAACAGGCGGCAAAGATCATGTTTTTCAATGGACTTAGCAGAACAAAAGCCAATGGAGATATCGCATATCTTCCAAATCCTTATATTCAGGATAATCTGTCGTTTTCTCTACAGATGCAGCTTGCATCAGAGAGTATGTATCCGGGATTTGCAAGGAAAATCTATCTGAAAGGGTACCGTTACAGTCTCCATATGATGCCAAAATCTCTTTTGATCGAGGCAGGTGCCCAGACAAACACTGTGGAGGAAATGCGAAATGCGATGGAGCTGTTGTCAGACGTTTTAGCAAAAGTCATCATGGGGTAG